A window of the Acidovorax sp. YS12 genome harbors these coding sequences:
- a CDS encoding ABC transporter ATP-binding protein, which yields MDLVLDSIVKRVGAQVWLHGIGMALQPGAVTVLLGATQAGKTSLMRIMAGLDEPTEGRVRVDGVDVTGMPVRERNVAMVYQQFINYPSLTVADNIASPLKLRGEKGVARRVRELAERLHIEMFLQRYPSELSGGQQQRVALARALAKGAPLMLLDEPLVNLDYKLREELREELTQLFATGDSTVVYATTEPGEALLLGGYTAVLHEGRLLQYGPTAEVFHAPNSLRVARAFSDPPMNLVRAQATLGGLRLPGGTELPVALPGGHGNDRGDVTLGLRASALRLHARPGDVAVQGTVELAEISGSDTFVHAATPWGELVAQITGVHYLELGSSVALHLDPAQAYVFGADGALLLAPARPGRN from the coding sequence ATGGATTTGGTTCTGGACAGCATAGTCAAGCGGGTTGGCGCGCAGGTGTGGCTGCATGGCATCGGCATGGCGCTGCAGCCGGGCGCCGTCACGGTGCTGCTGGGCGCCACGCAGGCCGGCAAGACCAGCTTGATGCGCATCATGGCAGGACTGGACGAACCCACCGAGGGCCGGGTGCGCGTCGATGGTGTGGACGTGACCGGCATGCCGGTGCGCGAGCGCAACGTGGCCATGGTGTACCAGCAGTTCATCAACTACCCGTCGCTCACGGTGGCGGACAACATCGCCTCGCCCCTGAAGCTGCGCGGCGAAAAGGGCGTGGCCCGGCGCGTGCGCGAACTGGCCGAGCGCCTGCACATCGAGATGTTCCTGCAGCGCTACCCGTCGGAGCTGTCGGGCGGGCAGCAGCAGCGCGTGGCGCTGGCGCGCGCGCTGGCCAAGGGCGCGCCGCTGATGCTGCTCGACGAACCGCTGGTGAACCTGGACTACAAGCTGCGCGAGGAACTGCGCGAGGAGCTCACGCAGCTCTTCGCCACGGGCGACTCGACGGTGGTCTACGCCACCACCGAGCCGGGCGAGGCGCTGCTGCTGGGCGGCTACACCGCCGTGCTGCACGAGGGGCGGCTGCTGCAGTACGGCCCCACGGCCGAGGTGTTCCACGCGCCGAACTCGCTGCGCGTGGCGCGCGCCTTCAGCGACCCGCCGATGAACCTGGTGCGGGCGCAGGCCACCCTCGGCGGCCTGCGCCTGCCCGGCGGCACCGAACTGCCGGTGGCCTTGCCCGGCGGCCACGGCAACGATCGCGGCGACGTGACCCTGGGCCTGCGCGCGAGCGCGCTGCGCCTGCACGCACGCCCCGGCGACGTGGCGGTGCAGGGCACGGTGGAGCTGGCGGAGATTTCGGGCTCCGACACCTTCGTGCACGCCGCCACGCCCTGGGGCGAGCTGGTGGCGCAGATCACCGGTGTGCACTACCTGGAGCTGGGCAGCAGCGTGGCGCTGCACCTGGACCCGGCCCAGGCCTACGTATTCGGCGCGGACGGGGCCTTGCTGCTGGCCCCGGCACGGCCTGGAAGGAACTGA
- the glpK gene encoding glycerol kinase GlpK, producing the protein MTYLLALDQGTSSSRSIVFDAHGHIVAQAQQELPQIYPQPGWVEHDPMLIWRTQLATARQALAQAGIAAGDVRALGITNQRETTVLWNRKTGAPVHHAIVWQDRRAEPACAQLRAQGHADAIQAKTGLLIDAYFSGTKLQWLLDNVPGARAAAERGELAFGTVDSWLIWQLTGGQRHVTDVSNASRTMLLNVHTNQWDDELLALLRIPRALLPEVLPSSGDFGRTDAGVLGASVAIGGVAGDQQSALFGQACFKAGMAKNTYGTGCFMLMHTGQTFQTSRNGLLTTSAAQPGHTPEFALEGSVFVGGAVVQWLRDGLRAISASSEVQSLAESVPDSGGVMMVPAFTGLGAPYWKPDARGTITGLTRGTTLAHIARAALESIAYQSAALLAAMGRDAVAAGGAPVSELRVDGGACVNDLLMQFQADLLGIPVVRPAVVETTALGAAYLAGLSCGIYADTEELAHLWRAERRFLPTLERACAAERMARWEHAVAQTALGHG; encoded by the coding sequence ATGACCTACCTCCTCGCCCTCGACCAAGGCACCTCCAGTTCGCGCAGCATCGTCTTCGACGCGCACGGCCACATCGTGGCCCAGGCCCAGCAGGAGCTGCCGCAGATCTACCCCCAGCCCGGCTGGGTGGAGCACGACCCGATGCTGATCTGGCGCACCCAGCTCGCCACCGCGCGCCAGGCGCTGGCACAGGCCGGCATTGCGGCCGGCGACGTGCGCGCGCTGGGCATCACCAACCAGCGCGAGACCACCGTGCTGTGGAACCGCAAGACCGGCGCGCCCGTGCACCACGCCATCGTCTGGCAGGACCGGCGCGCCGAACCCGCCTGCGCGCAACTGCGCGCGCAGGGCCACGCCGACGCCATCCAGGCCAAGACGGGGCTGCTGATCGACGCCTACTTCTCCGGCACCAAGCTGCAGTGGCTGCTCGACAACGTGCCCGGCGCGCGCGCCGCCGCCGAGCGCGGCGAGCTGGCCTTCGGCACGGTGGACAGCTGGCTCATCTGGCAGCTCACCGGCGGCCAGCGCCACGTCACCGACGTGAGCAACGCCAGCCGCACCATGCTGCTGAACGTGCACACCAACCAGTGGGACGACGAACTGCTGGCGCTGCTGCGCATCCCGCGCGCGCTGCTGCCCGAGGTGCTGCCCTCCAGCGGCGACTTCGGCCGCACGGACGCCGGGGTGCTGGGCGCTTCGGTCGCCATCGGCGGCGTGGCCGGCGACCAGCAGAGCGCGCTGTTCGGCCAGGCCTGCTTCAAGGCCGGCATGGCCAAGAACACCTACGGCACGGGCTGCTTCATGCTCATGCACACGGGCCAGACCTTCCAGACCTCGCGCAATGGCCTGCTGACCACCAGCGCCGCGCAGCCCGGCCACACGCCCGAATTCGCGCTCGAAGGCAGCGTGTTCGTCGGCGGCGCCGTGGTGCAGTGGCTGCGCGACGGGCTGCGCGCCATCTCGGCCAGCTCCGAGGTGCAGTCACTGGCCGAGAGCGTGCCCGACTCGGGCGGCGTGATGATGGTGCCCGCCTTCACCGGCCTGGGCGCGCCCTACTGGAAGCCCGACGCGCGCGGCACCATCACCGGCCTGACGCGCGGCACCACGCTGGCGCACATCGCGCGCGCGGCGCTCGAATCCATCGCCTACCAGAGCGCCGCGCTGCTCGCCGCCATGGGCCGCGACGCCGTGGCCGCGGGCGGCGCCCCGGTGAGTGAGCTGCGCGTGGACGGCGGCGCCTGCGTGAACGACCTGCTGATGCAGTTCCAAGCCGATCTGCTGGGCATCCCCGTGGTGCGCCCGGCCGTGGTGGAAACCACCGCGCTGGGCGCGGCCTACCTGGCCGGGCTGTCGTGCGGCATCTACGCCGACACCGAGGAACTGGCGCACCTGTGGCGCGCCGAGCGCCGCTTCCTGCCCACGCTGGAGCGCGCCTGCGCCGCCGAACGCATGGCGCGCTGGGAGCATGCGGTGGCGCAGACCGCGCTCGGCCATGGCTGA
- the ubiA gene encoding 4-hydroxybenzoate octaprenyltransferase, whose protein sequence is MPDTPRRSRLSLYLDLVRFNRPAGWLVLVWPTLVALWVAAGGFPGWHLLVVFVAGTVLMRSSGCCINDIADRDFDRHVKRTQARPITSGQVSVKEAALLGAALALVSLALVLTTRWEAVAWAVPAVLFTILYPFTKRFFAMPQAFLGIAFNFGIVIAFAAVQGQVPATAWVLWLANLFLVLAYDTEYAMVDRDDDLKIGMKTSAITLGRFDVAGIMVFFALCLALTAWALWPLVPGWPLALGLGAAAAQVAWHYTLIRARTRAGCFTAFSKSHWIGVALFAGVALGYALQ, encoded by the coding sequence ATGCCGGATACACCGCGGCGCAGCCGCCTCTCGCTCTACCTCGACCTGGTCCGCTTCAACCGCCCCGCTGGCTGGCTGGTGCTCGTCTGGCCCACGCTGGTGGCGCTGTGGGTGGCGGCGGGCGGCTTTCCGGGCTGGCACCTGCTGGTGGTGTTCGTGGCAGGCACGGTGCTGATGCGCAGCAGCGGCTGCTGCATCAACGACATCGCCGACCGCGACTTCGACCGCCATGTCAAGCGCACCCAGGCGCGCCCCATCACCAGCGGGCAGGTGTCGGTGAAGGAGGCCGCGCTGCTGGGCGCCGCGCTCGCGCTGGTGTCCCTGGCGCTGGTGCTGACCACGCGCTGGGAGGCCGTCGCCTGGGCGGTGCCCGCGGTGCTGTTCACCATCCTGTACCCGTTCACCAAGCGCTTCTTCGCCATGCCGCAGGCGTTCCTGGGCATCGCGTTCAACTTCGGCATCGTCATCGCCTTCGCCGCCGTGCAGGGCCAGGTGCCGGCCACGGCCTGGGTGCTGTGGCTGGCCAACCTGTTCCTGGTGCTGGCCTACGACACCGAGTACGCCATGGTGGACCGCGACGACGACCTGAAGATCGGCATGAAGACCTCGGCCATCACGCTCGGGCGCTTCGACGTGGCCGGCATCATGGTGTTCTTCGCGCTGTGCCTGGCGCTCACGGCCTGGGCGCTGTGGCCGCTGGTGCCCGGCTGGCCGCTGGCGCTGGGCCTGGGCGCGGCGGCGGCGCAGGTGGCATGGCACTACACGCTGATCCGCGCACGCACGCGCGCGGGCTGCTTCACCGCGTTCAGCAAAAGCCACTGGATCGGCGTGGCCCTGTTCGCCGGTGTGGCGCTCGGCTACGCCCTGCAGTAA
- a CDS encoding DNA starvation/stationary phase protection protein: MAKSSSKSAAAAATAKGGAPRINIGIGDKDRAAIAQGLSRLLADTYTLYLTTHNFHWNVTGPMFNSLHAMFMAQYTELWNAVDPVAERIRSLGHAAPGSYAEFGKLTSLADAPVKPPHALEMVRILVEGHEAVARTARALFPLADKAGDEPTADLLTQRLTVHEQTAWMLRSLLED, from the coding sequence ATGGCCAAATCCAGCAGCAAATCGGCCGCCGCAGCAGCCACCGCGAAGGGCGGCGCGCCGCGCATCAACATCGGCATCGGCGACAAGGACCGCGCCGCCATCGCCCAGGGCCTGTCGCGCCTGCTGGCCGACACCTACACGCTGTACCTGACCACGCACAACTTCCACTGGAACGTCACCGGCCCGATGTTCAACTCGCTGCACGCCATGTTCATGGCGCAGTACACCGAGCTGTGGAACGCCGTCGATCCGGTGGCCGAGCGCATCCGCTCGCTGGGCCACGCCGCGCCCGGCTCCTACGCCGAGTTCGGCAAGCTGACCTCGCTGGCCGACGCGCCCGTCAAGCCGCCCCATGCGCTGGAGATGGTGCGCATCCTCGTCGAAGGCCACGAGGCCGTGGCGCGCACCGCGCGCGCGCTGTTCCCGCTGGCCGACAAGGCTGGCGACGAGCCCACCGCCGACCTGCTGACCCAGCGCCTGACGGTGCACGAGCAGACGGCGTGGATGCTGCGCTCGCTGCTGGAAGATTGA
- a CDS encoding LysR family transcriptional regulator, with protein sequence MTLTELKYIVAVAREKHFGRAADACYVSQPTLSVAVKKLEDELDVKIFERSAGEVTVTPLGEDIVRQAQSVLEQAAAIKEIAKRGKDPLAGALTLGVIYTIGPYLLPELVRQAIARTPQMPLMLQENFTIKLLEMLRTGEIDCAILAEPFPDTGLAMATLYDEPFMAAVPSSHPLAERDSVSTEELKNETMLLLGTGHCFRDHVLEVCPEFARYASNAEGIRRTFEGSSLETIKHMVSAGMGVTLVPRLSVPRDALHRGVRRRKSDDNHIRYLPIQDADGAGPPMRRVVLAWRRSFTRYEAIAALRNAIYACELPGVTRLS encoded by the coding sequence ATGACACTGACCGAACTCAAGTACATCGTCGCCGTGGCCCGTGAAAAGCACTTCGGCCGCGCTGCCGATGCCTGCTACGTGTCGCAGCCCACGCTGTCGGTGGCCGTGAAGAAGCTCGAGGACGAGCTGGACGTGAAGATCTTCGAGCGCAGCGCGGGCGAAGTCACCGTCACCCCGCTGGGCGAGGACATCGTGCGCCAGGCGCAGAGCGTGCTGGAGCAGGCCGCGGCCATCAAGGAGATCGCCAAGCGCGGCAAGGACCCGCTGGCCGGCGCGCTCACGCTCGGCGTGATCTACACCATCGGCCCCTACCTGCTGCCCGAGCTGGTGCGCCAGGCCATCGCGCGTACGCCGCAGATGCCGCTGATGCTGCAGGAGAACTTCACCATCAAGCTGCTGGAGATGCTGCGCACCGGCGAGATCGACTGCGCCATCCTGGCCGAGCCCTTCCCCGACACCGGCCTGGCCATGGCGACGCTGTACGACGAGCCCTTCATGGCCGCCGTGCCCAGCAGCCACCCGCTGGCCGAGCGCGACAGCGTCTCCACCGAGGAGCTGAAGAACGAGACCATGCTGCTGCTGGGCACGGGCCATTGCTTCCGCGACCACGTGCTCGAGGTCTGCCCCGAGTTCGCGCGCTACGCCAGCAACGCCGAGGGCATCCGCCGCACCTTCGAGGGCTCGTCGCTGGAGACCATCAAGCACATGGTGTCGGCCGGCATGGGCGTCACGCTGGTGCCGCGCCTGTCGGTGCCGCGCGACGCGCTGCACCGCGGCGTGCGCCGCCGCAAGAGCGACGACAACCACATCCGCTACCTGCCCATCCAGGACGCCGACGGCGCCGGCCCGCCCATGCGCCGCGTGGTGCTGGCCTGGCGCCGCAGCTTCACGCGCTACGAGGCCATCGCCGCGCTGCGCAACGCCATCTACGCCTGCGAACTGCCTGGCGTGACCCGTTTGTCTTGA
- a CDS encoding pyrroline-5-carboxylate reductase → MTTPFTIETPIAFIGGGNMASAIIGGLLRQGLPAERIDVVEPSAEASAALQRQFGITAQEKAGPQLARARLVVWAIKPQNFQEAARQVAAHTPGALHLSVAAGIRTGSIAQWLGSERIVRAMPNTPALIGQGMTGLFARSGVSAGERTLVEQVVATTGAYLWVEEEALLDAVTALSGSGPAYVFYFLEAMAQAGVDMGLTREQAHQLAVGTFAGAAELARRSDDPPQVLRQRVTSKGGTTHAAIESMEADGVAQRFMRALDAAEARAHELGDEFK, encoded by the coding sequence ATGACCACCCCCTTCACCATCGAAACCCCCATCGCCTTCATCGGAGGCGGCAACATGGCCAGCGCCATCATCGGCGGCCTGCTGCGCCAGGGCCTGCCGGCCGAACGCATCGACGTGGTCGAACCCTCCGCCGAGGCCAGCGCCGCGCTGCAGCGCCAGTTCGGCATCACGGCGCAGGAAAAGGCCGGCCCGCAGCTGGCCCGCGCACGGCTGGTGGTGTGGGCCATCAAGCCGCAGAACTTCCAGGAGGCCGCGCGCCAGGTGGCCGCGCACACGCCCGGCGCGCTGCACCTGAGCGTGGCCGCCGGCATCCGCACCGGCAGCATCGCCCAGTGGCTGGGCAGCGAGCGCATCGTGCGCGCCATGCCCAACACGCCGGCGCTGATCGGCCAGGGCATGACCGGGCTGTTCGCGCGCTCGGGCGTCAGCGCGGGCGAGCGCACCCTGGTGGAGCAGGTCGTGGCCACCACCGGCGCCTACCTGTGGGTCGAGGAAGAGGCGCTGCTGGACGCGGTGACGGCGCTGTCCGGCTCGGGTCCGGCCTATGTGTTCTATTTCCTCGAAGCCATGGCCCAGGCCGGCGTGGACATGGGCCTGACGCGCGAGCAGGCGCACCAGCTCGCGGTGGGCACCTTCGCCGGCGCGGCCGAGCTGGCGCGCCGCTCTGACGATCCGCCCCAGGTACTGCGCCAGCGCGTCACCTCCAAGGGCGGCACCACGCACGCGGCCATCGAGTCGATGGAGGCCGACGGCGTGGCCCAGCGGTTCATGCGCGCGCTCGACGCCGCCGAGGCGCGCGCGCACGAACTCGGCGACGAATTCAAGTAA
- a CDS encoding DeoR/GlpR transcriptional regulator produces MRVNNPRQLQLLEEVRQRHTVSVEQLADTLGVTLQTVRRDVQRLAEQGLLMRFHGGVRMPGSTVENLAHTQRETLHAEGKARIARAVAAQVPHGCSLILNIGTTTEAIARALLHHRGLRVLTNNLNVAAILSGNPDCEVIVAGGVVRPRDRGIVGEAAVDFIRQFRVDIALIGISGIEPDGTLRDFDYREVKVAQTIIEHAREVWLAADHSKFNRPAMVQLATLEQIDRLFTDAAPPEPFPSLLQAAEVVCTVSG; encoded by the coding sequence ATCCGCGTGAACAATCCCCGCCAACTCCAGCTGCTCGAAGAAGTGCGCCAGCGCCACACGGTCAGCGTCGAACAGCTCGCCGACACCCTGGGCGTGACACTGCAAACCGTGCGCCGCGACGTACAGCGCCTGGCCGAACAAGGCCTGCTGATGCGCTTCCACGGCGGCGTGCGCATGCCCGGCTCCACCGTGGAGAATCTGGCCCACACCCAGCGCGAAACGCTGCACGCCGAGGGCAAGGCGCGCATCGCGCGCGCCGTGGCGGCGCAGGTGCCGCACGGCTGCTCGCTCATCCTGAACATCGGCACCACCACCGAGGCCATCGCGCGCGCGCTGCTGCACCACCGCGGCCTGCGCGTGCTCACCAACAACCTCAACGTGGCCGCCATCCTCAGCGGCAACCCCGACTGCGAGGTGATCGTGGCCGGCGGCGTGGTGCGCCCGCGCGACCGCGGCATCGTCGGCGAGGCGGCGGTGGACTTCATCCGCCAGTTCCGCGTGGACATCGCGCTCATCGGCATCTCCGGCATCGAGCCCGACGGCACGCTGCGCGACTTCGATTACCGCGAGGTGAAGGTGGCGCAGACCATCATCGAGCACGCGCGCGAAGTGTGGCTGGCCGCCGACCACAGCAAGTTCAACCGCCCGGCCATGGTGCAGCTGGCCACGCTGGAGCAGATCGACCGCCTGTTTACCGACGCCGCGCCGCCCGAGCCCTTCCCCAGCCTGCTGCAGGCGGCCGAGGTGGTCTGCACCGTCTCCGGCTGA
- the recG gene encoding ATP-dependent DNA helicase RecG, producing MPRQKSPPSGPVAPATGAKPKPAPSPAQQALRKLGLVRDIDLALHLPLRYEDETRITPIRALRDGEAAQIEATVTACEVQLRPRRLLKVVVDDGTGTCELTFFSFYPSHQKTLAVGARLRLRGEVRGGFWGRQMLHPAFRKAEGELPQALTPVYPTVAQLPQAYLRRAVVGGLQRADLSETLPAGVAPPCFWGQNGLQRPWDLREALLFLHHPTPDVALATLEDQSHPAWQRLKAEELLAQQLSQLTAKRERDHLRAPVLRPAPAQDAPGLALHEQLLAALPFALTAAQRRVCGEIAHDMARSRPMHRLLQGDVGAGKTVVAALAAVIAIDAGWQCALMAPTEILAEQHFGKLVGWLEPLLAPRGLRVAWLAGAQKKKERAAMLALVASGEAALVVGTHAVIQEQVQFARLGLAVIDEQHRFGVAQRLALRQKLEDQRMEPHMLMMSATPIPRTLAMSYYADLDVSTIDELPPGRTPVVTKLIADSRKDEVIARIGAQVAQGRQVYWVCPLIEESEALDLSNATATHADLSEALPGVQVGLLHSRMPSAEKKAVMAQFTSSAMGVLVSTTVIEVGVDVPNASLMVIEHAERFGLSQLHQLRGRVGRGAAASACVLLYATGESGRLGETARDRLRAMAETSDGFEIARRDLEIRGPGEFLGARQSGAPLLRFADLEADKALLEWARETAPLMLDRHPALAQRHIARWLGGKSDFLKA from the coding sequence GTGCCCCGCCAGAAATCGCCCCCCTCCGGTCCCGTCGCGCCCGCGACGGGCGCCAAGCCTAAACCCGCGCCCAGCCCCGCCCAGCAGGCCCTGCGCAAGCTGGGGCTGGTGCGCGACATCGACCTGGCGCTGCACCTGCCGCTGCGCTACGAGGACGAGACGCGCATCACTCCCATCCGCGCGCTGCGCGATGGCGAGGCGGCGCAGATCGAGGCCACGGTGACCGCGTGCGAGGTGCAACTGCGCCCGCGCCGCCTGCTCAAGGTGGTGGTGGACGACGGCACCGGCACCTGCGAGCTGACCTTCTTCAGCTTCTACCCCTCGCACCAGAAAACCCTGGCCGTGGGCGCGCGCCTGCGCCTGCGTGGCGAGGTGCGCGGCGGCTTCTGGGGGCGGCAGATGCTGCACCCGGCCTTCCGCAAGGCCGAGGGCGAGCTGCCCCAGGCCCTGACGCCGGTGTATCCGACGGTGGCGCAGCTGCCGCAGGCCTACCTGCGCCGCGCGGTGGTGGGCGGGCTGCAGCGCGCCGACCTGTCCGAGACCCTGCCGGCCGGCGTGGCGCCGCCCTGTTTTTGGGGCCAAAACGGCCTGCAGCGCCCGTGGGATCTACGCGAGGCGCTCCTTTTTTTGCACCACCCCACGCCCGACGTGGCCCTGGCCACGCTGGAGGACCAGAGCCACCCGGCGTGGCAGCGCCTGAAGGCCGAGGAGCTGCTGGCGCAGCAGCTGTCGCAGCTCACCGCCAAGCGCGAGCGCGACCACCTGCGCGCGCCCGTGCTGCGGCCCGCGCCAGCGCAGGACGCGCCCGGGCTGGCGCTGCACGAGCAGTTGCTGGCGGCGCTGCCGTTCGCGCTCACGGCGGCGCAGCGCCGCGTGTGCGGCGAAATCGCCCACGACATGGCGCGCAGCCGCCCCATGCACCGGCTGCTGCAGGGCGACGTGGGCGCGGGCAAGACCGTGGTGGCGGCGCTCGCGGCCGTCATCGCCATCGACGCCGGCTGGCAGTGCGCGCTCATGGCGCCCACCGAAATCCTGGCGGAGCAGCACTTCGGCAAGCTCGTGGGCTGGCTGGAGCCGCTGCTCGCGCCCCGGGGCCTGCGCGTGGCCTGGCTGGCGGGCGCGCAGAAGAAGAAGGAGCGCGCCGCCATGCTGGCGCTGGTGGCCAGCGGCGAGGCGGCGCTGGTGGTGGGCACGCACGCCGTGATCCAGGAGCAGGTGCAGTTCGCGCGCCTGGGGCTGGCGGTGATCGACGAGCAGCACCGCTTCGGCGTGGCGCAGCGCCTGGCGCTGCGGCAAAAGCTCGAAGACCAGCGCATGGAGCCGCACATGCTCATGATGAGCGCCACGCCCATTCCGCGCACGCTGGCCATGAGCTACTACGCCGACCTTGACGTCTCCACCATCGACGAGCTGCCGCCCGGGCGCACGCCCGTGGTCACCAAGCTGATCGCCGACAGCCGCAAGGACGAGGTCATCGCGCGCATCGGCGCCCAGGTGGCGCAGGGTCGCCAGGTGTACTGGGTGTGCCCGCTGATCGAGGAAAGCGAGGCGCTGGACCTGTCCAACGCCACGGCCACGCACGCCGACCTGAGCGAAGCCCTGCCGGGCGTGCAGGTGGGCCTGCTGCACTCGCGCATGCCCAGCGCCGAGAAGAAGGCCGTGATGGCGCAGTTCACCAGCAGCGCCATGGGCGTGCTGGTCTCCACCACCGTGATCGAGGTGGGAGTGGACGTGCCCAACGCCTCGCTCATGGTGATCGAGCATGCCGAGCGCTTCGGCCTGTCGCAGCTGCACCAGCTGCGCGGGCGCGTGGGGCGCGGCGCCGCCGCGTCGGCCTGCGTGCTGCTGTACGCCACGGGCGAGAGCGGGCGCCTGGGCGAGACCGCCCGGGACCGCCTGCGCGCCATGGCCGAGACCAGCGACGGCTTCGAGATCGCGCGGCGCGACCTGGAGATCCGCGGGCCCGGCGAATTCCTCGGCGCGCGCCAGTCCGGCGCGCCGCTGCTGCGCTTCGCCGACCTGGAGGCCGACAAGGCCCTGCTCGAATGGGCGCGCGAAACCGCCCCGCTGATGCTGGACCGCCACCCGGCGCTGGCCCAGCGGCATATCGCCCGCTGGCTTGGTGGTAAATCCGACTTTCTGAAAGCCTGA
- a CDS encoding ABC transporter ATP-binding protein, which yields MARITLDLAHSYRPNPQQDSDYALLPLSMVFDDGGAYALLGPSGCGKTTMLNIMSGLLVPSQGRVLFDERDVTRASPQERNIAQVFQFPVIYDTMTVAENLAFPLKNRKVPEARIRQRVGQIAEMLEMSGQLDQRAAGLSADAKQKISLGRGLVREDVAAVLFDEPLTVIDPHLKWQLRRKLKQIHHELKLTLIYVTHDQVEALTFADKVVVMTRGRAVQVGAPDELFERPRHAFVGHFIGSPGMNFLPAQVQDGALAVAGQRMPLPRALPDGALRLGVRPEYLALAAPGQAGALPCAVARVQDLGTHQMLTATLGGEVLKARCAPEQVLPGEGGTVWLQVLGEHTCFYQNEELLP from the coding sequence ATGGCACGCATCACACTCGATCTGGCGCACTCGTACAGGCCGAACCCGCAGCAGGACAGCGACTACGCGCTGCTGCCCTTGAGCATGGTGTTCGATGACGGCGGCGCCTACGCGCTGCTCGGCCCCTCGGGCTGCGGCAAGACCACCATGCTGAACATCATGTCGGGCCTGCTCGTGCCCTCGCAGGGGCGCGTGCTGTTCGACGAACGCGACGTGACGCGCGCCAGCCCGCAGGAGCGCAACATCGCGCAGGTGTTCCAGTTCCCGGTGATCTACGACACCATGACGGTGGCCGAGAACCTGGCGTTCCCGCTGAAGAACCGCAAGGTGCCCGAGGCGCGCATCCGCCAGCGCGTGGGCCAGATCGCCGAGATGCTGGAGATGAGTGGCCAGCTCGACCAGCGCGCGGCCGGCCTGTCGGCCGACGCCAAGCAGAAGATCTCGCTCGGCCGCGGCCTGGTGCGCGAGGACGTGGCGGCGGTGCTGTTCGACGAGCCGCTCACCGTGATCGACCCGCACCTGAAGTGGCAGTTGCGGCGCAAGCTCAAGCAGATCCACCACGAGCTGAAGCTGACGCTGATCTACGTCACGCACGACCAGGTGGAGGCGCTGACCTTCGCCGACAAGGTGGTGGTGATGACGCGCGGGCGCGCCGTGCAGGTGGGCGCACCCGACGAACTGTTCGAGCGCCCGCGCCACGCCTTCGTCGGCCACTTCATCGGTTCGCCGGGCATGAACTTCCTGCCCGCGCAGGTGCAGGACGGCGCGCTGGCGGTGGCAGGCCAGCGCATGCCGCTGCCGCGTGCGCTGCCCGATGGCGCGCTGCGCCTGGGCGTGCGCCCCGAATACCTGGCGCTGGCCGCGCCGGGGCAGGCCGGTGCGCTGCCGTGCGCCGTGGCGCGCGTGCAGGACCTGGGCACGCACCAGATGCTGACCGCCACCCTCGGCGGCGAGGTGCTCAAGGCGCGCTGCGCGCCCGAGCAGGTGCTGCCCGGTGAGGGGGGGACTGTCTGGCTGCAGGTGCTGGGCGAGCACACCTGCTTCTACCAAAACGAGGAGCTTTTGCCATGA